One Odocoileus virginianus isolate 20LAN1187 ecotype Illinois chromosome 6, Ovbor_1.2, whole genome shotgun sequence DNA segment encodes these proteins:
- the RDH12 gene encoding retinol dehydrogenase 12: MLVALGLLTSFLSFLYVTAPSIRKFFAGGVCRTNVQLSGKVVVITGANTGIGKETARELSRRGARVYIACRDVLKGESAASEIRADTKNSQVLVRKLDLSDTKSIRAFAEGFLAEEKQLHILINNAGVMLCPYSKTADGFETHLGVNHLGHFLLTRLLLGRLKESAPARVVTLSSVAHHAGKIRFHDLQGEKYYNRGFAYCHSKLANVLFTRELAKRLRGTGVTTYAVHPGIVRSELVRHSFLLCLLWRLFSPFLKTTWEGAQTSLHCALAEGLEPLSGKYFSDCKKTWVSPRARNNKTAERLWNVSCELLGIQWE, from the exons GAAGTTCTTTGCTGGCGGGGTTTGTAGAACAAATGTGCAGCTTTCTGGGAAGGTGGTGGTGATCACTGGCGCCAACACAGGCATCGGCAAGGAGACGGCCAGAGAGCTTTCTCGCAGAG GAGCCCGAGTATACATTGCCTGTCGAGATGTACTGAAGGGGGAGTCTGCTGCCAGTGAAATTCGAGCTGATACAAAGAACTCCCAGGTGCTGGTACGGAAACTGGACCTATCTGATACCAAGTCCATCCGAGCCTTTGCTGAGGGCTTCCTGGCAG AGGAAAAGCAGCTTCATATTCTGATCAACAATGCAGGAGTGATGCTGTGCCCATATTCCAAAACAGCTGATGGTTTTGAAACCCACTTGGGAGTCAACCACCTCG GTCACTTCCTTCTCACCCGCTTGCTCCTGGGGCGGCTGAAGGAGTCCGCTCCTGCACGGGTGGTGACCCTCTCGTCAGTGGCCCACCACGCCGGCAAGATTCGCTTCCATGATCTCCAGGGTGAGAAGTACTACAACCGGGGTTTCGCTTATTGCCACAGCAAGCTGGCCAATGTGCTCTTCACTCGCGAGTTGGCCAAGAGGCTCAGAG GCACGGGGGTCACCACCTACGCGGTGCACCCAGGCATCGTCCGCTCCGAGTTGGTCCGACACTCCTTCCTGCTGTGTCTGCTTTGGCGGCTCTTCTCCCCCTTCCTGAAGACGACGTGGGAGGGGGCCCAGACCAGCCTGCACTGTGCGCTGGCTGAGGGCCTGGAGCCTCTGAGCGGCAAGTACTTCAG TGACTGCAAGAAGACCTGGGTGTCGCCCAGGGCCCGGAATAACAAAACGGCTGAGCGCCTGTGGAATGTCAGCTGTGAGCTTCTGGGAATCCAGTGGGAGTAG